From the Lactuca sativa cultivar Salinas chromosome 9, Lsat_Salinas_v11, whole genome shotgun sequence genome, the window TCACAGGTTTTTCATTGATTTTTTAGGCATCATCATATACCCAAATTCTTTCATTATTGATTTATTCATGTAAATATATCTCATTTTTCTAAACTTCTGTTCCAGATTTGTCAGGCCTTCAGAAATGAGTGAAGAAAGAATCAACGAATACATTGAAGGAAAGTATGGAAAACTAGGAGTTGACAGGTATGCTGATTGATATTCTGTTTGACTATGAATGTTTCTTCAATTATAATATTCATGGTAAAATCTTGCTATAATTTTTGCTAAATTGTTTTCTATTTACAGGGTTTGGCATGATACAGCTATTCCATTTACAGACGTTATAGAACAATTTGAAGAATGGATGACAAAACATAACTTGTGCTCCAATGATCTTTGTGGGCCCCTTCCTCGAGCTGCTTTTGTAACATGGTAAAAATTCCTAATTTTTTACTATCTAATTGTCTATTGTCTACAAAAATGGAATTTGGTATATGCTAACTTGATCATATAATTATGTGTAAAAGTGGGAATTGGGACATAAAGACGAAAATACCCCAACAATGCAAAGTGTCGAAAATGAAGCTACCTTCATACTTCATGGAATGGATCAACTTGAAGGACATATATCTCAACTTTTATAAGAGGAGGGTGAGTATGAACTATGAACTATGAACTATGAAGCAtgtgttttaaaattaaaatccgattttatctTTCTTcagtataaaaaatatatatttttgaacGATTTTAGGCGGCTGGAATGCGTACAATGATGAACGAATTGAACATACCGTTGTTAGGGAGTCACCATCTTGGCATTGATGACACGAAGAACATAGCAAGAGTGTTGCAACGCATGCTTACGGATGGTGCGATTTTGAAAATTACTGCAAAAAGAAATCCACAAGTTCATGAAAAAGTTGAATTCCTCTTTGAAAATCGTATCAAATAACTGTCTTgcatgacatgacatgatatgacATAACATAATGTGTTGTACTGTTTGTTAGACTTAGACTGTTTGTTAGACTGAGACTGATGTGATGTGATTTACGGATGTCATAGCCAAAAGGTGGAACAGAGTGGAACAAAGACTCGCTCTTAATCTATCTATTATGGAAACGACCTTCAACATCAAAAATAGCACTAGAAAGTTTGTCCAGTTGTTAATGTAAACGTGTTAGATAGTTAGACAATGATTTTATTCTAAATTATGGAAGCACGAGACAACATTAGTggcttaggtgttgtttgttttttggaagcaaaagttcaagaagtctgcggaccacctctgcaatcctctgcagtagaagaggtggaccaaacggctgcagcCTGTAATAAGAaacttgtttgttttttaacctcTGCAGACTGTGTTTTGAAGTGATTGTtataattattttcatttattccaTTAAAATGTTTGTTGGTTTGTATTAGTCTAATTGTACTTTAAGAAAATCGATGACACCTCAAGAGTTGATGACATGATGCCCCATAAAGTTTTAATCTAAAGTATGAAATAAGTTACACGTGAAAATTTTGTGCCTTTTTTTGAAAATAAGTGGGTTTGTTCCGTGTATGAAATAAGTGTCTTGCTTGCCCATTTTATTAAGGAggtgtttgggagtgttttttgAACTCTAAAAGTGCGTGTAGATAAAAATGTTTATTTGTTTATAGTGGTGGTAAAAagagtttttaaaaaaatgtttggataaaGCTTTTATGGTGAAAAAACCAATAAACCAATAAGTTAAAAAGTGTTtggtttaaaaaatattttttgaagtTATTTTTGGTTGAAAAGTTATAAACAGTTTCAAAAAGCCaaattttatgtgcttattaaaAAGTGTTTTTTAAAACTTATGGAAAAACTATTCTGAAAAATGCTTTTGAGCTtgtcaaacattttttttgacttattaatttttttcaaaaagccaataaactaataagttgttttgaaaaacAATCTTAAACACCCCCTATGCATTACATGATATAAGAGAACATAATGCGTTGAATTGTCTTTTGCATAATTTATTAAAGTGACACTAATGTGATGTAATAATGTCACAGCCAAAAGGTGAAACAATTTGGGACAATTCGTCTGTGTACTGTTAGAGTTGAACTTTCTCCGTAACAAATGCAATGATTTTATTCAAAATTTGGATGTATGGACTAGTTGTCTAGTGTTTTGAAGTAATTGTTTTAATTCTCTTCATTTATTACATTAAAATGTTTGttgttggttatatatatatatatatatatatatatatatatatatatatatatatatatatatatatatatatatatatatatatatatatatatatatatatatatatatatatatatatatatatgcaagatCAATTGTGAATTAAATTGAGGGAGAGAATCATCAAACTTTTTATCTACAATAAATTTAGTTATCAAATTTCAAATGTTCATGTTAACACGTATATCTAAGAGGAGTtcaaaaataattgaaaaaaaaattatatgcttgtatatatgcatatttttttgaaaatatatgtatacatgaaaaatataaatatgcattaaaatgcatttttttgaaaaaaaaaattaatcttatttttgaaatataaGGCATATTTTCATATAtctgaaaatttttaattttttttttcaattatttagttttattttttaaaatctacgaaaatgttcctcaaatttcgaaattaatatttgaaaaatgaatttttcaaaaaaaaaagcatttttaatgcatattcatatttttttgtgTATAGGCATTAAAACAAatgtattttcaaaaacaacAATGAACTTTTAAAATTTAACCAGAAACAGTAATGCACTTTCAAAATATAACCaaaaatagcaatgcactttgaaaataaaaccaaAAACAACAATGAACTTCTAAAATAGAACCAAAAAGATGAATGTGCTTTAAAAATATAACCaaaaatagcaatgcactttgaAAATAGAACCAAAAACAACAATGGACTTtcaaaatataaccaaaaacaACAATGCACTttgaaaacagaaacaaaaacaacAATGAACTTTTAAAATAGAACCAAAAACAACAATGCACTTtcaaaatataaccaaaaacaACAATACACTTTGAAAATAGAACCAAAAACAGAAATAGATAACCaaaaatagcaatgcactttcaaAATAAAACCAAAACCATTTCTTGCATttcgaaattaatttttaaaaaaagaattttcaaaaaaaattgtatttttaatgcatatatatatatatatatatatatatatatatatatatatatatatatatatatatatatatatatatatatatatatatatatgtgcatATTTTTAAAAAGCATGTGCTTAtacatatgaataagtatatgcatatgatTATTACTTAAATTTCAAATGTaatacttgaaaaaaaaattttttttctcaaaaatgcatttttaatgcatattcatttttttgtatatacatatttttaaaaaacttatatatatatatatatatatatatatatatatatatatatatatatatatatatatatatgcacatgcATATTTGAAAAAAGACATTTTTAATGTCTCTATATGCATAAGAGTaagcatatgcatatgcatatacatatacatatgaataaatatatgcatatgtatatgcatatgcatatgtataagaataaataTATCCACAAgacaattaaatacatatgattatgATCATgcttgtttatatacatatgcataagaatgagtatatgaaatatgtatataaataactatatgcatatgcatataaataagcATATGCATGTGCATACCCATAAttatatgcatatgaataagtatattcCTATTAATATGTTCAATAtgcatatgtataagaataagtatatggcatatgcatatgaataagcATATGCATgtgaataagtatatgcatagtCATATGCATATGAAAAAGAATAACTATATGACATATGCATATGCTTAGGCATACgaataagaataagtatatatgacatatgcatatgaataatcatatgcatatgaataagaataagtatatgaatattcataagtatatgcatatgcatatgagtAAGTATATGCATATGAATATGAATAATTGTATATACATAAGACAATTATAtacatatgattatgcttatgtatatgcatatgcataagaatatGTATATGACATGTGCATAATCATAAGTATaagcatatgcatatgcatattcaTAAGTATATTCATATGTATAAGTATATTAATATgacatatgcatatgaataaaaATAAGTATATGACATATGCATATTTATATGAATTagcatatgcatatgaataagcatatgcatatgcataagaataagtatatccATATGCATATTAATAACTAAATACATATTCATTagcatatgaataagtatatgacatatgcatatgcataagaataagtatatgatATATTCATAAGTGTATGACATATGCGTATgtatatgcatataaataagcATATACATATGCAACCATGATATTGGCAATAACATTAAGAGAAAGGTAAGAAAAGGGTTTGGTATATCAAAAGTAGTATCAACAACGGGGATAAAGAAGGTTAAAAGTTGAACAACACTTGGatttcatatattttttaatttttaaaatttttaattttttttctttatttttttaatatgcgAAAATATTCCTTAAGTtccaaaattaatatatattaaaaagatttttttttcaaagaaatgCATTTTTAATGCATATTTTTAGTGAGTGCCTTGAACGGAATGAAGACTGTGTTTAATATGGTTGTTGGGTAGgaatttttgtttatttctaaTTCAACTTTGAAATAACAGTTAATAGTGTGTGTATGTTCTATTAAAATCGAAGAACTTGAATTTTAGTTTGTCAACTTGGCTTCTAGTTTCTCAAGGGTGAATGACGAAGCAATATAAATCTTACAAACCATGTTTTAGGACATATATAATCGACAAAAATACAATTGATTATACTTTTTTTACTTGACTTTGTAGATAGTAAATGTACATTAAAATCATAGGCAAAGAGAAAGTTACAAATATGGTTTCTATAGtgtacctttttttttttaaaaaaaataaagattctaagggtaaaatggccattttaaaagataaaatgagCTTGATCATTTTAAAAGTGGATCAACACTTGGATTTAATTGGATTAAATACCAATACCACAAAACCACTCATAAATAAATAGTCATCGATTCATCGAGATTCAAGGCACATATTGTATTTGAAAAAGTGAACTCAATATCTAAATTATGGATTTTAACATCTAAATTGCTATAGGGCTCAACTAGTAGCATATAAACAGTAAACTATACATGAATATTATGAGCGTGTATCTTGTTAACTTAATAATGTTATATAAGTTTTTATCGTATCTAACATCAGTTTGTAAGGTCCGTTTCTTTCATTTCAAGGACACTAATTTCTTTCTTTAAGCATGTGTTTCCTGTTAAACGGCATTGACCTTGTTAAATTTTCAActattttttgtttaaataaaaaCTCTGGTTATAAAAAGAACAACCAACAGTAAGGTTTCTCTCTTCAATAAGACTCTTTACTCTTTAATCTTTCTAAAAAAAATGCCTATTACATTCCATGTATCTGTGTCTGTGAGAGGAAAAACCATATGAAACAAAAAAACGGAAGTTTATCAACATTCATATCATTTATATATAACTGATGTATCCTGAAACATAATACTATATCAAAGCTAGGTTTATATCTAAATTCAAATTTGGTATTGATAAAAAAGATTAAAGATCATCAATTGAATATTAAACAACTTGTGTGCTTCATCTTTGTTCAAGCATTTCATTAAACAACTTGTGGGCTTCATCTTTGTTCCCGACATTGGCTAATATTAAACACTTATGAACAATCATATAAAAACCTTTTAGCCTAACCTATTCTTGTTATAACCCATACATGATATAATTCATAAATCTAACCTAATCAAATGTAAATTTCAAGAACCTGATATAGTCAATGTAAATTTCAATAGTAGCTCACAAATGCATACAAGAAACTTCAAAATTCTAACTTAATCGAATGAGAATATAGTAGAATGAACATGAAAATTCAAAAATTTGTAtttaataaacataaaaaatgCATAAATTGAAGATTGAAGCGTTATAATCTAAGTTGAGATTGAGTTGAAAATTAAACCAGAGATGCAATCGTCAGATGGAGGAGAAGTCGTCGCCTAATGTTATCGTCGAAGGTGGAGTGGTCGGTGTGAAACATAAGACGTTACAGAGAGAAAGAATGAGAGATGCAACGATGTAGTGTGTGATGATCAGAACATAATAGGGGATGAGAGTGTGAGGCTGAAGATTTTGtgaaacaaacaaaaaaacaatGCATCACTCAAATGCATAACGATTTTTTTTAGATTGGTTTGTTGGTTCGCTCCTTAAAAAGGTGTTTGCTATTGAATatgaagtgttttttttttctagaaacaAGTTTTATACTTTGTATTGTACTTAAAAAAATCGACGACACTTCAAGTCCTAACAATTGAGGACATGATACCCGATAAAGTTTTAATCTAAAGTTTGAAAGAAATTACATGAGAAAGTTTtgcgtcttttttttttttttttttttttttttttttttgaaaatgagtGGGTTTGGTTTGTGTTTTAATTTGAACGTGGTAAACCGTAAATGTCTACATCTCCTTAAATCACTTTAGGAAGTATCCATAAAAAGCTATTATATTTTGACATTTTTCTTTGGAACgacaaaattttattaaaaaaagtagCAAGAAGCTAGAAAAAGAACATTACAACAAATTACAAGTAAGAGTAGGATTATAAAGCCACGAGGTCCAGCCTATCTTCGCTTTGCTACACCTATTggaaacccaaaaaaaaaatttttgGCCACATCATCAAAAATGTTTGATTTCCTACGCAACACCGTTCCAGAGATAATGGAATTTCGGAAATTCCACATATACCATAAAGCAATCATAATCACCGCATCAAAAGCTTTTTGTTGACCAATACTCTAATAAAAAAATTCAACCAAAAAGAGATAGAATCTATGGAAAGGTGTTGAGGAAGCTGAACACCCCACCAAATGGCAACTCGAGTCCAAAGCTCAATTAAATCATTACAACCTGCAAATAGATGGTCAATGGACTCAACTGTAGTGGAAAAGACTGGACACAAGATCGAATCCATAAAAATATCCTGATGTGAAAGATTAGCTCGAGTAGGTAAACCATTTAATCTTAATCTCCAaataaaattattcaaattaattggaacccaattattccaATAAGTATCGACACCACCTGTAGGCAACATTCCATTATCAATAAAAAATCGAGTTGCGGAGATAGTAAACTGACCAGGCGTATCTAATAGCCACCCTAAACTATCCGGTCTGGAATCAAGCTGTAAACCATGCATCAAAGCCAAAAAGCCTCCCACTACGACTACTCAATGCCACCCAAGGCACTCTCCTAAGAGAACTTTTATCCCACCCCATCAACATCCTGTCATGAACCAAGGTGGATTTATGAATATCCAAagcaaaaatcatatgaaaagagTATGCCAAGAGAGCGGTCCCTTTTTCAAATATCCTTCCAAAAAGAAGTCCTACTACCATCTCAAATTCGGATCGGACATAAAGAAAGAAAATCTAAACCACGATCTCTAAGGTGAGACATCATACAAACAACACCATTCCAAGGATCCCATACAACCTTTTTTAGGGACTAAAGAACCACAACCTCCATCAGAACCATAAATAGCCCTAACAAGACGAACCCAaatcagatatgggtatattttgacattttttttgaactattataatttattttaatcaatgaaagtcatttatttttttaaataaatttccaCCATGACCATTATGACTATTTATTTCTTGTTTAGAAAGTTTAAAAGCTAACATGGTTTTTTCATTAACTTACATGACATCAaaatgtattttttaaaataGCATCCAATTGAAATAAATTTTCATTTATCTATATGGTATGTTTATAACATGTGAGAAGCTATTTCTAGAAGTAAGACATGGTTTTTTCATTAACTTAGATGACATCAAATGTATCTTTTAAAATAGCATCCAACGTTttgaaataatttttcatttatcTATATGATATGTTTATAACATGTGAGAAGCTATTTCTGGAAGTAAGACAAGATTtcataaagtatatatatatatatatatatatatatatatatatatatatatatatatatatatatatatatatatatatatatatatatatatatatgatgccaTGTAGGTATATAAGAAACATATTAGTATTGAAACATGATCAACCACAAATAAAAGATTACAGTGGTTGCAATAAATTTGTTtcacaaataaatagttttctatttGAACGAAATAAATATAATTGTTaaacaacaaaaaaatcaaaatataataattttaataTGTATTACTCCATCATTTTATTCGTAAACTATATGTTATTACGTTAATAACAAATTTTTTGTAATTATATTTAATACGTCAATCACAACCTTTTTTAAAGGACCGATACAAATTACTGGAGTGTGTCACACATTAAATGCAAATGATGAGTGTCATCCTATTAAAAGGGTATATCTAATATACTTCTTAATTCCACATATGTTCAtaacgggacttgaaccctcaacctcaaagAGGAAGAACAATATATGATACTTCTAGACTAGAAGCCCTTTGGCAATGAGTACCATCTATTTTCTAAATTTTGGTCACGAGTTTGAAAACACTCATAAAATTAAGATGATATAACTTAGAGTAAACTATACAAATGGTTATGGTAGTTTGGAATAATTTGTGTGTTTAGTCTCAAACTTCTCTTCTTCACTCAAATGGGCACTTGAAATGTCAGACTATATGCATCTAGCTATGCATTTCCGTGTTTCTACATGCCTTCTTcaaaaatccatctatggattaaaacaagcatctcgtttGTGGTACCAACATTTTACGAATTACCATCGACTTCAAGCATAGCAGATGCGGCTACTCTTTATTCATTTACCACCATGGTAATGAAGTCATGTACATATTACTTTATGTGGACGACATCATTCTTATCACCTCCTCACGTCAACAAGGAGATACAAGCAGATCTTGCTACTGAGAATGCTCTGAAGCATAAGCTTTCCATCAAAACTAAAAAAGTGAAAGTTGTTTCAGCCCACCTCTCTCATGCCAACAAGGAGATACAAGAGATCAAGTCTGAAAAAGTTGTGGTCAAAAGTGTTGTCACTGATGTTAATCAGTTTTTGCATACTCTCATCGAGACTCACGATTCTATGCTCACAGTCTCTATTCGACAACATTTGGCTGACAAACTTCGCCCAGTATTCTCTATGCTTGATCGGATAAAAGGTGTTTGGGCATCGGGTACTCTTTCGAAACAAAGGGAGAAGTGAAGAAGTCATCTGGTGAAGAAATCAGGACATTAGCTCGTGACTCTAATGAGCATGAACAAAAGCCGAAATCAAAAGATACAAAGGGTAATGAAGTATCGGGATCGAAAAGTAAATAAAAATTgattgataatgatgatgatgatgaagaggatgaagGAGCAAAACTTAAACTCAAGTCTCGTGACACAGAGATTGATGAGAATCTGCGAATTTCCAAGGAAGCCGAAGCTCGAGAAAGGGAAGCCCGTGAAGCACAAGTCACCCTGGAAACTCAAAAGATGTTATTTCCTTCGTGGTCTATGGAGCGTATTCTGAATGAAGCCATTGATAATCCAAATGTTTACTGGCTTGAGCCTGTGGTATCTTTTGATTTGGAGATCTCTCTAGATTCGCAGCTTGATCTACCAATCACTCCAAAGGCTTTTCAGTTTTGTAGCTTTGATAAGATTGCAAATGATTCTTTTCCGGACCATGATGTTTATGAGGTGCTTTCTCATTCTATCTCAAACACATGAAGCCTCAGTACCAAACTTGGAGTTCAAATAAGATTACTGCTGTCAAAGTTGTTGGACCAATTGAATCTGAAAGTTTCCTCAATGCTCGTTTTAAAACTGCTCAAGGTGCTGCGAGTTCGGTGTTTGAATTTACACTCGCAGACCTGCTGTTCCTTAACCCTTATGAATGAATATCTATGTTACATCTCTTGCTAAAGGATGAACAGAAATATGAACCTATTATGGTGCATCTTAAAAGGATGTTGGTCTCATACAATCACGAAGTCAGCAAAATGGATGTAGAGATAGCGGCAGTACTTCGAAAGAAACCCGTTGCCAAACCCAAAGAAGCTTTGTATGATGTTTACAAGGTGAAGATCAGAAGGATTTATAAAGACGATTGGAGTATGGTTTTTCAACAGAGTGCTAGAGATGGCTCAAATGCTCAGAGGTATTTCTTCTCTCTTTCAGACAAGCATCTTTACTCCACTTCTTTCTTGAACTACATTTTGGAGTTAATCAGGCAATCTAAAGAGAACGATACTGCAAGTAAGAAATGCTTTGCGGATATGATCAGATGGTATATTGCAGTTCACAACACCCTGCTCAGTCTCATGTCAACGCTCTTCAAGGTCCAAAAGCGGCAACATAACTGAAGAATCTGCCTTCCttatttgacacaaagggggagattgttgggttattTATTAGATTGTGTCAAATTTTTTATGTATGTAGTTATCCTTTTTACGGTTTAGGCCTGTCCATCCGTCTTTATGATGCTAGGGTTAGGCTTTAAATATTGCATGCATGTATTGTATTAGGGCTAATCGTTTTGGTGATTCCCTACAGTGTCTTTACAGAGAAGTTCTTCATCAAGCTCTTCCAAGGAATtgattattaatcattcgacacacctTTGATCATTGcttttgttgttttgattcatatTCCATtttagaatctatcgatctattctttattgttctaacaaccccccccccccccaatttacAGTCCTTTTCTAGTTTATCTAGTAGCAGTAAGTTTTATTGAAATCATAATCATTCCTCTAGTGTTTGGCAACCCATACTTACCATTCTTATACCACTATACGAATATCTCCACTTGCCTAGTTGTGTAGCGTTGTAGTTGTCATTATGTgcaattttaaatattaaaattaatagtAGTAAAATACATACCACTtgtccaagtaggagactattgCAATAGTGTCTAATGTCATAACTAAATTGGAAAGACTATCCGTTAATAGCAGGTTCCTTTTTGGGTTTCCCTTAATGAACCAAATTATATTTGAATGGTGTAAGAGAGAGATACAaatagtttggaattaattagtttaactAGATTTAATCTACAATTTATTTTTGCAAATTAAAAGTGTAGGAACTTAATGTTAATTATTTAATACTTGAATGGTTTGAACATTGTGGAACCCTTAAGATAGGATGGAAGAAATTTTCTAGTGTTTATCCCTATAGATTGCGTCCAAGGCATGTGTGAAAGGAAAAACATTTGAATTTGCATCAAATATGATTATTTAAATATTCAAATATGCTTTATCTGCAAGCAACTGAAGCTATAAATACCCCTCCCTAATATTCATTATTTTTGTCCCACTCTAAGCCATTCTTAAAGTTTCTCATTCTCTCTTTAACACCTTGTTCAACATCTACTATTCCAAGGGTTAATTTCTAACATCAAATATTTTGGTATTGTTGGGTGTGAACCGTTAGAGGTAACCTACTTTGGTTACTCTTCCTTGGCTTGTTGAATTCGATCTATATCAAATGTCTACAAGAAAATTGGTTTTGCTAAAGGTTAGTAAACTTTTATCCCTCTTGTAGTTGTTAAAATAAATTAAGTTAATATCCTTGTAGGTTTTATAATTTGTATGTTTTCACTACCATGTAATTAATCTAAGCAGTATACAGA encodes:
- the LOC111916899 gene encoding uncharacterized exonuclease domain-containing protein At3g15140, whose product is MFETFPDMEVLKMANSRVSLLRHSLNSFFPPSATSTFSLSILPTRRFIVSASISSKEAFVDSLSSQQAATPFADSENPKLSNRWKPMCLYYTQDKCTMMQDSSHLQKFNHSFYLENELNTTEYKNKHSEHFDFFLVLDLEGKVEILEFPVLMIDAKTMNVVAFFHRFVRPSEMSEERINEYIEGKYGKLGVDRVWHDTAIPFTDVIEQFEEWMTKHNLCSNDLCGPLPRAAFVTCGNWDIKTKIPQQCKVSKMKLPSYFMEWINLKDIYLNFYKRRAAGMRTMMNELNIPLLGSHHLGIDDTKNIARVLQRMLTDGAILKITAKRNPQVHEKVEFLFENRIK